A single genomic interval of Candidatus Deferrimicrobium sp. harbors:
- a CDS encoding dihydroorotase — MLLIKGGRVIDPASGRDEIGHLVLENGKVREFLAGDAPAQFQGEVISAEGKWVVPGLIDMHVHLRDPGYEWKEDIATGTRAAAAGGFTSVVCMANTNPVNDSPEVTRHIIEKACREGCANVFPVAAVTRGLEGKEMADFSELADAGAVAFSDDGKPVENSLLFRRAMEYVRPFGYRILSHAEDTVLAGDGAAHEGWIARKLGIPGIPSAAEEVAIARDILIARQTGGKLHIQHISTRMGVDLLRMARRAGLDVTGETAPQYFTLTDAALEGYDTNARMNPPLRGEDDRMAILQGIQDGTIDAIACDHAPHEAYVKRCEFVAAANGIIGLQTSLPLSLSLLAGGTVVPARLVELLSAGPARILGLRGKGTLAAGADADVTIIDIESEWEFGPGDVLSKSKNSPFLGWKMRGRAAATICGGRVRHSTIAGVTADA, encoded by the coding sequence ATGTTGCTCATTAAGGGAGGGAGGGTGATCGACCCGGCGTCCGGTCGGGACGAAATCGGCCACTTGGTGCTGGAGAACGGGAAGGTTCGCGAGTTCCTGGCGGGCGATGCTCCCGCGCAATTCCAGGGGGAGGTGATCTCCGCGGAGGGGAAGTGGGTCGTGCCCGGCCTGATCGACATGCACGTTCACCTGCGCGATCCTGGATACGAGTGGAAAGAGGACATCGCCACCGGGACACGCGCCGCCGCCGCCGGCGGATTCACCTCGGTCGTCTGCATGGCCAACACGAATCCGGTCAACGATTCCCCGGAGGTCACCCGGCACATCATCGAGAAAGCGTGTCGGGAAGGATGCGCGAACGTCTTTCCCGTGGCCGCGGTGACCCGCGGACTCGAAGGGAAGGAGATGGCGGACTTTTCCGAGCTGGCCGACGCCGGGGCGGTGGCGTTTTCGGACGACGGGAAGCCGGTGGAGAACTCCCTCCTGTTTCGGCGCGCGATGGAGTACGTACGTCCCTTCGGATATCGGATCCTCTCCCACGCGGAGGATACCGTCCTGGCCGGCGACGGCGCCGCGCACGAAGGGTGGATCGCCCGGAAGCTCGGGATTCCGGGGATCCCATCCGCGGCGGAGGAAGTCGCGATCGCACGGGACATCCTGATCGCCCGTCAGACGGGGGGGAAGCTGCACATCCAGCATATCAGCACCCGGATGGGGGTGGACCTTCTCCGGATGGCCCGCCGCGCCGGTCTCGACGTCACGGGCGAGACGGCTCCACAATACTTCACCCTGACCGACGCGGCGCTCGAAGGGTACGACACGAACGCGCGGATGAATCCGCCGCTGCGCGGCGAGGACGACCGGATGGCGATCCTCCAGGGGATCCAGGACGGGACGATCGACGCGATCGCCTGCGACCACGCTCCGCACGAGGCGTACGTCAAGAGGTGCGAATTCGTCGCCGCGGCCAATGGCATCATCGGCCTGCAGACCTCCCTTCCGCTTTCTCTTTCCCTGCTGGCCGGGGGAACGGTCGTTCCGGCCCGTCTCGTTGAACTGCTCTCCGCCGGACCCGCACGGATCCTCGGTCTGCGCGGTAAGGGAACGCTCGCCGCCGGCGCGGACGCCGACGTAACGATCATCGACATCGAGTCGGAATGGGAGTTCGGACCCGGAGACGTGCTTTCGAAGTCGAAGAACAGCCCCTTCCTCGGGTGGAAGATGCGCGGTCGCGCGGCCGCGACGATTTGCGGGGGGCGGGTCCGCCACTCGACGATCGCGGGAGTCACGGCGGATGCCTGA